The Fimbriimonas ginsengisoli Gsoil 348 genome window below encodes:
- the thyX gene encoding FAD-dependent thymidylate synthase, with translation MARLIVPAAEEILDKPFPVLDKGFVRLVDYMGSDERIVQAARVSYGEGTKTFRQDRGLIHYLIRNWHTSPIEQVQLTFHCKMPIFVARQWVRHRTARLNEISGRYSVMKDEFYVPSPEHIRPQSSDNKQGRSEDRYTDEEEREIIALFEDEQRQVYANYQKLLDKNLARELARNNLPLSLYTEWYWQIDLHNLFHFLRLRLDPHAQYEIRAYAEAMAECARAVAPLAYEGFEEYILGSVSFSKAECEALADLLGGREVKLQKRQLQIFEEKLTKVRRSEPAPPPEEPELERLETEGWHTPETSTL, from the coding sequence ATGGCCCGCCTGATCGTTCCTGCCGCCGAAGAGATTCTTGACAAGCCGTTTCCCGTCCTCGACAAAGGGTTCGTGCGTCTGGTCGACTACATGGGGAGCGACGAGCGGATCGTCCAGGCGGCGCGAGTTTCGTACGGCGAGGGGACCAAGACGTTCCGCCAAGATCGGGGGCTGATCCACTATCTCATCCGCAACTGGCACACCTCGCCGATCGAGCAGGTCCAGCTCACCTTCCACTGCAAAATGCCGATTTTCGTAGCCCGGCAGTGGGTGCGGCACCGCACCGCCCGGCTGAACGAGATTTCTGGCCGTTACTCGGTGATGAAGGACGAGTTCTACGTCCCCTCACCCGAGCACATCCGCCCGCAGTCCTCGGACAACAAGCAGGGGCGATCGGAGGATCGGTACACCGATGAGGAAGAACGAGAGATCATCGCCCTCTTCGAAGATGAGCAGCGGCAGGTCTACGCGAACTACCAGAAGCTGCTCGACAAAAACCTCGCCCGCGAGCTGGCGCGGAACAACCTCCCGCTCTCCCTCTACACCGAGTGGTACTGGCAGATCGACCTGCACAACCTCTTTCACTTCCTGCGACTGAGGCTGGACCCTCACGCTCAGTACGAGATCCGCGCTTACGCCGAGGCGATGGCGGAATGCGCGCGAGCGGTGGCCCCCCTCGCCTACGAAGGGTTCGAAGAATATATTCTCGGCTCCGTGTCGTTCAGTAAAGCCGAATGCGAAGCGCTCGCCGACCTCCTTGGGGGACGCGAAGTAAAGCTCCAGAAACGGCAGCTACAGATCTTCGAAGAAAAGCTGACCAAAGTGCGCCGCTCCGAGCCCGCGCCTCCTCCCGAAGAGCCCGAGCTCGAGCGCCTGGAAACCGAGGGGTGGCATACGCCGGAAACAAGCACTCTCTAG
- a CDS encoding DUF4440 domain-containing protein, with product MKRLLPLLTLVALAAVAPARARSERAELEAMYKSMSKAFSAKDVKGCTAMWAPAIRWFPPRKASMTTLTRTRAALLHDLRVEFSRNDKVAEDFTFFHFDADPARATVELAVSISHWGPMNTSRTLSERHHWLKAGGRWWLSRIEAIG from the coding sequence ATGAAGAGGCTGCTCCCGTTACTCACCTTGGTCGCCCTGGCCGCAGTCGCTCCGGCACGTGCCCGTAGCGAGCGCGCGGAGCTCGAGGCGATGTACAAGAGCATGTCGAAAGCGTTTTCGGCCAAGGACGTCAAGGGCTGCACCGCGATGTGGGCGCCGGCCATTCGCTGGTTCCCCCCTCGCAAAGCTTCGATGACCACGCTCACCCGGACTCGCGCCGCGCTGCTTCACGATTTGCGAGTCGAATTTTCCCGAAACGATAAGGTCGCCGAAGACTTCACCTTCTTCCACTTCGACGCGGATCCCGCCCGAGCAACGGTCGAGCTTGCCGTCTCGATCTCCCATTGGGGACCGATGAACACCTCGCGAACCCTCTCCGAGCGCCACCATTGGCTAAAAGCCGGCGGCCGCTGGTGGCTCTCCCGCATCGAAGCGATCGGATAA
- a CDS encoding PQQ-binding-like beta-propeller repeat protein, translating into MISRRDLIRVGAAAALTPFARRAEALSQVDALSFSFAFFSDTHVGLKYNIAENRSMFAEMAALPLAFGINGGDVTDYGWVGEYANYREILKTAPFQVHHIPGNHDVRWSPLGPKAYREGTGDPMYKSFSHKGIHFALLDSTIPLSHYGHFESEMLRWLEADLKQAGREIPIFVATHHWVGREGIMVDNESELLRIIEPYNVKLILNAHGHSDLLWTWNGVPNTMNKGLYQLSWERLGIDRKQSQAHLSRRTKEHPEQKHLLSIPLDAPKEKRAIWPVQIDLKPADEIKDFRWDDTPWQPIALLSTAKLVGGTHNLAYRAGKDEYRYAGKVEAPASAKGMKPIWDRKLSGGVMSHLRLGRDVLYVSAMDGSLTALRSKDGEPLWTAHTGGYCHSSPLVLKNLIVVGSADGNVYAFDRNTGKPRWKTPTHGPVYASGAEAQGIVAIGSGDGTIYGLEAATGNIKWLYEIPKSETSFVQSPAATDGERFYFGAWDRRLYALDARTGEFRWSQACTEKTWPYSPAIGGPAVGGGRVYVPANGNILWSFYAETGEPVWSCNSPGDKFGYSSPCLVDDRIYIGCLGDKGEVRCVSSIGQILWTTAIGSTIYDSSPCHAAGVVTIGSVNGLVTSMSAEDGKVLGQYHLPTGHILASPVAEPGRVYAASLSDHVVAFDIKAT; encoded by the coding sequence GTGATCTCCCGAAGAGACCTTATTCGGGTTGGCGCCGCGGCCGCGCTGACCCCGTTTGCCCGGCGGGCGGAGGCGTTGTCCCAGGTGGACGCCTTATCGTTCTCGTTTGCGTTCTTCAGCGACACCCATGTTGGGCTTAAGTACAACATCGCTGAGAATAGGTCCATGTTCGCGGAGATGGCGGCCCTGCCGCTCGCCTTTGGGATCAATGGCGGCGACGTGACGGACTACGGATGGGTCGGCGAGTACGCCAACTATCGCGAGATACTGAAGACGGCTCCGTTTCAGGTGCACCACATTCCGGGCAACCACGACGTTCGCTGGTCTCCCCTTGGACCTAAAGCGTATCGCGAGGGGACGGGCGACCCGATGTACAAGTCGTTCAGTCACAAGGGTATCCATTTCGCTCTGCTGGACAGCACGATTCCACTCTCGCATTACGGGCACTTCGAGAGCGAAATGCTCCGCTGGCTGGAGGCGGACCTGAAGCAGGCTGGGCGGGAGATCCCGATCTTTGTCGCCACCCATCACTGGGTTGGGCGCGAAGGGATCATGGTGGACAACGAGTCCGAGCTTCTCCGGATTATCGAGCCGTACAACGTCAAGTTGATCCTCAACGCGCATGGCCACTCGGACCTCCTTTGGACCTGGAACGGGGTGCCGAACACGATGAATAAGGGGCTGTATCAGCTCTCATGGGAGCGGCTCGGCATCGACCGAAAGCAGAGTCAAGCCCATCTCTCCCGGCGAACGAAAGAGCACCCGGAGCAAAAGCATTTGCTCTCGATCCCTCTCGACGCTCCCAAAGAAAAGCGAGCGATTTGGCCAGTTCAAATCGATCTCAAACCCGCCGATGAAATCAAAGATTTCCGGTGGGACGACACTCCGTGGCAGCCGATCGCGCTGTTGAGCACTGCCAAGCTTGTGGGGGGAACCCACAACTTGGCCTACCGGGCCGGTAAGGACGAGTACCGGTACGCCGGCAAGGTCGAGGCGCCCGCTTCTGCGAAGGGAATGAAGCCGATCTGGGATCGAAAACTCTCAGGCGGCGTGATGAGCCACCTCCGACTCGGCCGGGACGTTCTCTACGTCAGCGCGATGGATGGTTCGCTTACCGCCTTGCGGTCGAAAGATGGCGAACCGCTTTGGACCGCCCATACCGGCGGCTATTGCCACTCTTCGCCTCTCGTCCTCAAGAACCTCATCGTCGTCGGCAGCGCAGACGGGAACGTCTACGCGTTCGATCGGAACACCGGCAAGCCGCGTTGGAAGACCCCCACTCACGGTCCGGTTTACGCCTCCGGCGCCGAGGCTCAGGGGATCGTCGCGATCGGATCGGGCGACGGCACGATCTACGGCCTCGAGGCGGCTACCGGGAATATCAAGTGGCTTTACGAGATTCCGAAGAGTGAAACGTCGTTCGTCCAAAGCCCGGCCGCTACGGATGGCGAGCGGTTCTACTTCGGCGCGTGGGATAGGCGCCTCTATGCCCTCGACGCCCGCACCGGGGAGTTCCGCTGGTCGCAGGCATGCACGGAAAAGACCTGGCCGTATTCCCCGGCTATCGGGGGTCCGGCGGTGGGGGGAGGACGAGTCTACGTCCCTGCGAACGGAAATATTCTCTGGTCGTTCTACGCCGAAACCGGGGAGCCGGTATGGAGTTGCAACTCTCCCGGGGACAAGTTCGGTTACTCCTCGCCTTGTCTGGTCGACGACCGGATCTACATCGGCTGCCTTGGCGATAAGGGAGAGGTGCGATGCGTTAGCTCTATCGGGCAGATTCTTTGGACGACCGCTATCGGTTCGACGATCTACGACAGCTCACCGTGCCATGCGGCTGGGGTGGTTACGATCGGTTCTGTGAACGGTCTTGTGACCTCGATGTCGGCCGAAGACGGCAAGGTCCTTGGGCAGTATCATCTTCCTACCGGACATATCCTTGCGTCGCCGGTCGCGGAGCCGGGCCGCGTTTACGCGGCGTCTTTGTCGGACCATGTCGTGGCATTCGACATCAAGGCGACTTAG
- the mutL gene encoding DNA mismatch repair endonuclease MutL, which translates to MPLVHLLDPHTVNQIAAGEVVERPASVVKELVENALDAGATRIEVELIASGKTLIRVSDNGIGMSLDDARQALERHATSKITSVDDLQAVRTLGFRGEALPSIASVSRLSISTASQDGLRSVLAVEGGEVRDPAGAAGPKGTEVRVEDLFYNTPARLKFLKSDTTELGQAMDHVSRYAIAYPQVAFTLTHNGQLAIRTSGSGEMLEAISDVWGREVARTLAEVRMEVAGLRLSGFVSPPHVTKPTRAYQYLFVNGRPVRTRTLTVAVDQAFRDLTPERRYPMLVLLIDVDPARIDVNVSPTKSEVKFQQEGAAFDAIRISLKSALMEHGMMPDAAGVAAANEALRQIRQSQTVEDWRTHREPTHALFGDLSLLAQSPLPGPDAEPRLEPAPSDPPPSTFPPPPLGAPPSNLPFLSLLDELRVIGQAMKTFIIAETRHGVVIIDQHVAHERIIYEYLCGLKGPTAIEKQRLLVPQTLHLDRRSAVLLREKVDELSAVGFELEPFGGESYVVRAVPAAIRNKDPLQILKDLVDELVETAVTRKLVPTREQIWIMSSCKMAVKAGDPLSIAEMEKLIADLATTENPYLCPHGRPITVTLGKDALLRMFKRT; encoded by the coding sequence ATGCCTCTTGTCCACTTGTTGGACCCGCATACGGTCAATCAGATCGCGGCGGGGGAGGTGGTGGAGAGGCCGGCTTCGGTGGTGAAGGAGCTGGTGGAGAACGCCCTAGACGCGGGGGCGACTCGCATTGAAGTCGAGCTTATCGCGAGCGGGAAGACGCTGATTCGAGTGAGCGATAACGGGATTGGAATGTCGCTCGACGACGCTCGCCAGGCGCTGGAGCGGCACGCGACTTCGAAAATCACTTCGGTAGACGACCTGCAGGCGGTGCGTACGCTTGGCTTTCGGGGCGAAGCGCTTCCAAGTATCGCTTCGGTATCGCGGCTTTCGATTTCGACGGCTTCCCAAGATGGGCTGCGGAGCGTTCTGGCGGTCGAAGGAGGTGAGGTTCGAGATCCGGCGGGCGCGGCAGGGCCGAAGGGAACGGAGGTCCGGGTCGAGGATCTGTTTTACAACACGCCGGCCCGCCTCAAGTTCCTCAAGAGCGACACGACGGAGCTAGGTCAGGCGATGGACCACGTCTCGCGCTATGCCATCGCCTACCCGCAGGTGGCGTTCACGTTGACCCACAACGGGCAACTCGCGATCCGTACGAGCGGGAGCGGGGAGATGCTAGAGGCGATCTCCGACGTTTGGGGGAGGGAAGTCGCCCGAACCCTCGCGGAGGTAAGGATGGAGGTGGCGGGATTGCGCCTCAGCGGGTTCGTTTCTCCGCCGCATGTTACCAAGCCGACCCGGGCTTATCAGTACCTCTTCGTCAACGGCCGTCCGGTGAGGACGCGGACCCTCACGGTGGCGGTCGACCAAGCGTTCCGGGACCTCACGCCCGAACGGCGATACCCAATGCTGGTGCTGCTTATCGACGTCGATCCGGCGCGGATCGACGTCAACGTTTCGCCCACGAAGAGCGAGGTGAAGTTCCAGCAAGAGGGAGCCGCGTTCGATGCCATTCGAATCTCGCTGAAGAGCGCACTGATGGAGCACGGCATGATGCCGGACGCGGCGGGAGTCGCCGCTGCCAACGAGGCGCTCCGCCAGATTCGGCAATCGCAAACCGTCGAAGACTGGCGCACCCACCGCGAGCCGACCCACGCCCTGTTCGGCGACCTCTCGCTGCTCGCTCAGTCGCCATTGCCGGGGCCGGACGCCGAGCCGCGTTTGGAGCCAGCGCCTTCAGATCCTCCGCCTTCCACCTTCCCCCCTCCGCCCTTGGGAGCTCCGCCCTCGAATCTTCCATTTCTCTCGCTGTTGGACGAGCTTCGCGTGATCGGTCAGGCGATGAAGACGTTCATCATCGCGGAGACCCGCCATGGCGTGGTGATCATCGACCAACACGTGGCCCATGAGCGGATCATCTACGAGTATCTCTGTGGGCTCAAAGGTCCGACCGCGATCGAGAAGCAGCGGCTGTTGGTGCCGCAAACCTTGCACCTGGATCGACGATCGGCGGTGTTGCTGCGGGAGAAGGTGGACGAGCTGAGTGCGGTTGGCTTCGAACTCGAGCCGTTCGGCGGCGAGAGCTACGTGGTCCGCGCGGTGCCGGCGGCGATCCGGAACAAAGATCCTCTCCAAATCTTGAAGGATCTGGTGGACGAGCTTGTCGAGACCGCGGTGACTCGCAAGCTCGTCCCAACCCGCGAGCAGATCTGGATCATGAGCTCGTGCAAGATGGCGGTCAAAGCGGGGGATCCGCTGAGTATCGCCGAAATGGAAAAGCTGATCGCCGACCTGGCCACGACGGAGAACCCATACCTTTGCCCGCACGGACGTCCGATCACCGTCACCTTGGGGAAGGATGCGTTGCTTCGGATGTTTAAGAGGACGTAG
- a CDS encoding sensor histidine kinase, with translation MRLRQAVKTLQASTPLRYVAGGALSLAAVLLRVALQSVLQDQNRYAFLLPATIICAIFLGFGPGMFCCLLGVLLTMKLVLRGPNQLMYWDKSDVGGLVLFLALNIGILFLAHRETQEKRRRIETERKLEQLNAELEQKVAERTRQLEIANEELEGFCYSMAHDLRTPSRAIAGNARIMLEDHSTSLTPELQNHLRRINGAAIKLGSLLDGLLTHARLAKQELMLREVRIDELAREIAFVEARRMKAEVQLDSADGIVVNADERQMRVMLRALLDNAILYRKAGEPAHIRLSVEGGALIMADDGIGFDMAFAHKVFLPFERLHRDEAYPGVGIGLANVERVVQRHGGAVSIESVPEEGTRVRIALPTLSMLGAPNPEFQTTGS, from the coding sequence ATGCGGTTGCGGCAAGCAGTAAAAACGCTTCAGGCGAGCACGCCTTTGAGGTACGTCGCCGGAGGCGCCCTGTCTCTAGCCGCGGTATTGCTGCGCGTCGCCCTTCAGTCGGTATTACAAGACCAGAACCGGTACGCCTTTCTTCTTCCCGCGACCATTATCTGCGCTATCTTCCTCGGTTTTGGACCAGGCATGTTCTGCTGCCTGCTAGGAGTGCTTCTCACGATGAAGCTCGTTCTCCGGGGTCCCAATCAGTTGATGTACTGGGATAAAAGCGATGTCGGCGGGCTCGTGCTCTTCCTCGCCCTTAACATCGGCATCCTCTTTTTGGCGCATCGCGAGACGCAAGAAAAACGACGGCGCATCGAGACAGAACGAAAGCTGGAGCAACTTAACGCCGAGCTCGAGCAAAAAGTCGCCGAGCGAACCCGTCAGTTGGAGATAGCGAACGAAGAGTTGGAGGGGTTTTGCTATTCCATGGCCCACGACCTCCGGACGCCTTCGCGCGCCATCGCCGGCAACGCTCGGATCATGTTGGAAGACCACTCCACTTCCCTCACCCCGGAGCTACAAAACCACCTCCGAAGAATCAACGGCGCCGCTATCAAGCTCGGCTCCTTACTCGACGGCCTCCTCACCCATGCCCGTTTGGCAAAGCAGGAATTGATGCTGCGAGAGGTCCGGATCGACGAACTGGCCCGGGAAATCGCTTTTGTGGAAGCCCGTAGGATGAAAGCCGAAGTCCAACTCGACTCAGCCGACGGCATCGTGGTGAATGCCGACGAGCGCCAGATGCGGGTGATGCTGCGGGCCCTCCTGGACAACGCGATTCTGTACCGTAAGGCAGGCGAACCTGCCCATATCCGACTCTCCGTCGAAGGCGGAGCGCTCATCATGGCGGACGACGGCATCGGGTTCGATATGGCATTCGCCCATAAGGTCTTTTTACCGTTCGAGCGGCTGCACCGCGACGAGGCGTATCCGGGGGTCGGCATCGGCCTCGCTAACGTTGAGCGCGTCGTTCAACGCCACGGCGGCGCCGTGTCCATCGAATCCGTCCCCGAAGAAGGAACCCGGGTTCGCATCGCCCTTCCCACTCTATCAATGCTCGGTGCTCCTAATCCGGAGTTCCAGACGACCGGCTCGTAA
- a CDS encoding Gfo/Idh/MocA family protein, whose amino-acid sequence MTPLRVGIVGIGNISGIYFKNLGSYRSTQIVAVADLDTSRADAAAAKYGIPNSLTVDQLLAHPDVDLVLNLTIPKAHGPIGLQAVAAGKHVYNEKPLSTELESARQLVEAAKAKGLRVGCAPDTFLGAGLQTARKAIDAGEIGTPIGAQGNMLARGPEPWHPNPEFFYKPGGGPMLDMGPYYMTALVSLLGPVRRVAGLARASFPTRTVGSGALKGNVIQVETPTHFVGGLEFVQGALGQTQLSFDVYHSWADHPIVIFGSEGTMRVPDPNTFGGDVTVRRHNEEDWRVIPNTHGFAEDSRGLGVLDIAHAISENRPHRASGDLALHVLEIMLAFERSSTEGRHIELNPTIDRPAPMGETEFADDL is encoded by the coding sequence ATGACACCCCTCCGCGTCGGCATTGTCGGCATCGGCAATATTAGCGGCATTTACTTTAAGAACCTTGGTTCTTATCGCTCAACTCAAATTGTTGCCGTGGCCGACCTCGATACATCCCGCGCCGATGCCGCGGCAGCCAAGTACGGTATTCCGAATTCCCTTACCGTCGATCAGTTGCTCGCTCATCCGGACGTCGACCTCGTCCTAAACCTAACCATTCCGAAAGCGCATGGCCCGATCGGCTTGCAGGCGGTTGCTGCCGGCAAGCACGTGTACAACGAGAAGCCCCTTTCTACCGAACTAGAGTCCGCTCGCCAATTGGTCGAAGCCGCAAAGGCAAAGGGCCTGCGCGTCGGTTGCGCCCCCGACACGTTCCTGGGCGCGGGTCTCCAAACCGCCCGGAAGGCGATCGATGCGGGTGAGATCGGTACCCCGATCGGCGCTCAGGGGAACATGCTCGCTCGGGGCCCCGAACCTTGGCACCCAAATCCGGAATTCTTTTACAAGCCGGGTGGTGGACCGATGCTCGATATGGGGCCTTACTACATGACCGCCCTTGTCTCTCTCCTTGGTCCCGTCCGGCGCGTCGCCGGACTTGCGCGCGCGAGCTTCCCCACTCGGACAGTTGGTAGTGGCGCGCTCAAGGGAAATGTGATTCAGGTCGAGACTCCGACCCACTTTGTGGGCGGCCTCGAGTTCGTCCAAGGCGCGCTCGGCCAGACGCAGTTAAGCTTCGACGTCTATCACTCGTGGGCGGATCATCCGATCGTCATCTTCGGTAGCGAAGGGACGATGCGGGTGCCGGATCCAAACACCTTTGGTGGCGATGTGACGGTGCGTCGGCACAACGAGGAGGATTGGCGCGTGATCCCAAACACGCATGGCTTCGCCGAGGACTCCCGGGGCCTCGGAGTCCTCGACATCGCCCATGCGATAAGCGAGAACCGTCCCCACCGCGCCAGCGGCGACCTCGCGCTGCACGTGCTGGAGATCATGCTCGCCTTCGAGCGGTCGTCCACGGAAGGCCGGCACATCGAGCTGAACCCCACCATCGACCGCCCCGCCCCCATGGGGGAGACCGAGTTCGCCGACGACCTGTAG
- the ileS gene encoding isoleucine--tRNA ligase encodes MDLRSTLNLPDPNFTIPMKADLPKLEPTIQARWEAEGIYHRIQETRKDAPSFVLHDGPPYTNSPIHIGTALNKILKDLVVKSRTMMGFRAPYVPGYDNHGLPIEQTVMKKFQERKVTPSVVELRKACREHAAQYVDVQTSQFKRLGVFGLWERPYATMDYRFEAEIVRTFKRMVEGGYVYKGLRPTLWSPTSRTALADTEIVYHPDHVSKAIYVAFPLREDPNQIFAKYPCVDTIIWTTTPWTIPANLAVAFHPTLEYAVVAHWAEEGVVPPVSDTSAEQAPSTYYVVLHALVPRIADALGWKRYEVVERFDGITLDGASFSHPIFDRPSIAVMAEYVTTEDGTGVVHTAPSHGRDDFYTGQKYGLPVPNTVDERGVLTSEAGEFEGIYYKECDTVVVDRLREVGALLDVRDHVHSYPYAERDDKPVIFRATEQWFVAIDHNFLRDRMLQEIASIPLEEFTEHPPQEESKGVSWVPESGYNRIEAMVKNRPDWCISRQRPWGVGIPIFYGAKTRTPVLDPVAIESVARLVEREGSDAWFVTEPDGILPAGYTHPETGETEFTKETDVLDVWFDSGSTSLCVLEGNVYPEWKEHWPADVYLEGSDQHRGWFNSSLVIGTATRGAAPYRQVVTHGFVTDSEGRKMSKRLGNVVDPVEACEKYGADIIRIWVANVDYANDVPCTDALLKQLGEQYRTVRNTLRFLLGNLQGFDASVDVPLIDIDEWIVEQTELLVADCVESYRRYDFNTVITAVHNFCGKELSRFYLDAIKDRMYCEAPGSAQRQSGQAACRRVLLSLLKLVAPILVHTAEETWTLLRESALLDPGEPETVHAATFDPPSAERLAEIEGSSLQVRFAVLKAVRDDVFAAFEPWKSPETVKDSQDAIASVTLKGQPLETLRTFETYELANLFKMSWVELNEGEPSVSFRRSEFLKCDRSRLRRPDVETVVVDGAEISLTRRDRAVLGV; translated from the coding sequence ATGGATCTCAGAAGTACCCTTAATCTTCCCGATCCGAACTTCACGATCCCGATGAAGGCGGACCTGCCCAAACTCGAGCCAACGATTCAGGCTCGCTGGGAAGCCGAGGGCATTTACCACCGGATTCAGGAAACGCGGAAAGACGCGCCCTCCTTCGTGTTGCACGACGGTCCACCCTACACGAACTCGCCTATCCACATCGGCACCGCGCTCAACAAGATCCTGAAGGATCTCGTGGTGAAGAGCCGGACGATGATGGGTTTCCGCGCCCCCTACGTTCCCGGCTACGACAATCACGGCCTGCCGATCGAGCAGACGGTGATGAAAAAATTCCAGGAGCGAAAGGTAACCCCGTCCGTCGTCGAACTCCGCAAGGCGTGCCGCGAGCACGCGGCGCAGTACGTCGACGTTCAGACCAGCCAGTTCAAACGGCTCGGCGTCTTTGGACTCTGGGAACGTCCCTACGCGACAATGGACTACCGTTTCGAGGCGGAAATCGTGCGCACGTTCAAGCGCATGGTCGAGGGCGGCTATGTCTACAAGGGGCTCCGCCCCACTCTTTGGAGCCCGACCTCACGCACCGCCCTCGCCGACACCGAAATCGTCTATCACCCGGATCACGTGTCGAAGGCGATCTACGTCGCCTTCCCGCTCCGGGAGGACCCGAACCAGATCTTCGCCAAATACCCGTGTGTCGACACGATCATCTGGACGACGACTCCGTGGACGATCCCGGCGAATCTCGCCGTCGCCTTCCACCCGACCTTGGAATACGCCGTCGTCGCCCACTGGGCCGAAGAAGGAGTTGTCCCTCCGGTCTCCGACACCAGCGCGGAGCAAGCGCCGAGTACCTACTATGTAGTCCTTCATGCGCTCGTGCCGCGCATCGCCGACGCGCTTGGGTGGAAGCGGTATGAGGTCGTCGAGCGGTTCGACGGCATCACTTTGGACGGAGCCAGTTTCAGCCACCCGATCTTCGACCGCCCATCGATCGCCGTGATGGCTGAGTACGTGACGACCGAGGACGGCACCGGCGTCGTCCACACCGCCCCATCGCATGGTCGCGACGACTTTTACACCGGCCAGAAATACGGGCTGCCCGTGCCGAACACCGTCGACGAGCGCGGGGTTCTCACTTCCGAAGCGGGAGAGTTCGAAGGGATCTACTACAAGGAGTGTGATACCGTGGTGGTCGACCGGCTTCGCGAGGTCGGAGCCCTGCTCGATGTCCGTGATCACGTCCACAGCTACCCGTACGCCGAACGAGACGATAAGCCTGTGATCTTCCGCGCTACCGAACAGTGGTTCGTAGCCATCGATCACAACTTCCTTCGCGACCGGATGCTCCAAGAGATCGCCAGTATCCCGCTCGAAGAATTCACCGAGCACCCGCCGCAAGAAGAGTCTAAGGGCGTGAGCTGGGTGCCCGAGTCGGGCTACAACCGGATCGAGGCGATGGTGAAGAACCGTCCCGACTGGTGCATCTCGCGCCAGCGTCCGTGGGGCGTCGGCATCCCGATTTTTTACGGCGCCAAGACCCGAACGCCGGTGCTGGACCCGGTCGCCATCGAATCGGTAGCCAGGTTGGTCGAGCGCGAGGGTTCCGACGCCTGGTTTGTGACGGAGCCCGATGGGATCTTGCCCGCCGGATACACCCATCCGGAAACCGGGGAAACCGAATTCACCAAGGAGACCGACGTTCTCGACGTATGGTTCGACTCCGGCTCAACCTCGCTCTGCGTCCTCGAGGGAAACGTCTATCCCGAGTGGAAAGAACACTGGCCCGCCGATGTCTACCTAGAAGGGTCGGATCAGCACCGCGGCTGGTTCAATTCATCGCTCGTCATCGGCACCGCCACTCGCGGCGCCGCACCTTACCGACAGGTCGTGACCCACGGTTTCGTAACCGACAGCGAAGGGCGAAAGATGAGCAAGCGGCTCGGCAACGTCGTCGATCCGGTTGAAGCGTGCGAAAAATACGGCGCGGACATCATCCGGATCTGGGTGGCGAACGTCGACTACGCGAACGACGTTCCCTGCACCGACGCGCTGCTCAAGCAGCTCGGCGAACAGTATCGAACCGTCCGAAATACGCTCCGCTTCCTCCTAGGCAACCTTCAAGGCTTCGACGCCTCGGTAGACGTCCCCTTGATCGACATTGACGAATGGATCGTGGAGCAGACCGAGCTGCTGGTGGCCGACTGTGTGGAGTCATACCGACGGTACGACTTCAACACGGTGATCACGGCCGTTCACAACTTCTGCGGCAAGGAGCTCTCGCGGTTCTACTTGGATGCGATCAAGGACCGGATGTACTGCGAAGCACCCGGCTCCGCCCAGCGGCAGAGCGGGCAGGCGGCGTGTCGGCGGGTCTTGCTCTCCCTACTCAAGCTGGTCGCGCCCATTCTGGTTCATACCGCCGAGGAAACCTGGACGTTGCTTCGAGAGAGCGCACTCTTGGATCCGGGCGAACCGGAGACGGTACATGCCGCTACCTTCGATCCCCCCTCGGCCGAGAGATTGGCGGAGATCGAAGGGTCGTCGCTTCAAGTCCGGTTTGCCGTGCTCAAGGCGGTCCGCGACGACGTCTTCGCCGCGTTCGAGCCCTGGAAGAGCCCGGAGACCGTGAAGGACAGTCAAGATGCCATCGCCTCGGTGACGCTAAAGGGGCAGCCGTTGGAAACGCTGCGCACATTCGAAACGTACGAACTGGCGAACTTGTTCAAAATGAGCTGGGTTGAACTGAATGAGGGCGAGCCCTCGGTAAGTTTCCGCCGAAGCGAATTCCTCAAGTGCGACCGGTCGCGTCTGCGTCGTCCGGACGTGGAAACGGTGGTCGTCGACGGAGCGGAGATTTCGCTAACCCGTCGTGACCGGGCGGTACTCGGAGTTTGA
- the lspA gene encoding signal peptidase II: protein MKRFGIFVVVMIAMLIVDQLVKGWVRQAIPVAHASWNGGKPFPGFFEITLTYNQGIAFGLFKGMAKLMTPIAVAIAGGAGWYSWRHPDETSTAHVAMGLLAAGALGNLYDRLFDAQGVTDMFWFRAIDFPVFNIADACITVATILLIFTWWADALKHRAKTVPEPIVGETPLAADE from the coding sequence TTGAAGAGATTCGGAATATTCGTTGTCGTGATGATCGCGATGCTGATCGTCGATCAGCTTGTGAAGGGTTGGGTGCGGCAAGCGATTCCGGTCGCCCATGCCTCGTGGAACGGTGGCAAACCGTTCCCCGGCTTCTTCGAAATCACCCTCACCTATAACCAGGGCATTGCGTTCGGACTCTTCAAAGGGATGGCCAAGCTAATGACCCCGATCGCGGTGGCGATCGCAGGGGGCGCCGGCTGGTATTCGTGGCGGCACCCGGACGAAACTTCCACCGCGCACGTGGCGATGGGGCTCTTGGCCGCAGGAGCCCTGGGCAACCTCTACGACCGGCTGTTCGACGCCCAAGGCGTCACGGATATGTTCTGGTTTCGTGCCATCGACTTCCCGGTATTCAATATCGCGGACGCCTGCATCACGGTCGCGACGATCCTCCTGATCTTCACCTGGTGGGCCGATGCGCTAAAGCATCGAGCAAAAACAGTCCCGGAACCGATCGTGGGCGAAACCCCTTTGGCCGCCGACGAGTAA